The bacterium genome segment AGCAGTTTATCGCCGACGATATCCAGTTCGACCGCGTGCGTATCGACATTTGCGGACAGAAGCTGCACTCTTTCGAGCCGCTCGCCGTCGGTGTCAGATTTAACCTCGTCTAAGAGCGATTTAAGTCTTAAATTGTATTAAAACGGCCTGAAATTCTTAACAGACGCGCTTAGTTCTTGCGAAAACGCAATGAAAACCGATTTCAACGAGCTTATTTCCTCTATAAACGCAGTTATATTATACCTAAATGCCCGACCTATAAGCACTTACGGCGATTTTGCCGTTTTTCGTTCCGTAGGGGCAACGCCTGCGTTGCCCGTGATTTGCGGTCGAGGCAGGCCTCGACCCTACGGCATTTTTCACGATTATTGACCGATACGCGCCTCCTCATTATAAATTATACATTCTACATTGGACATTATTCCAAACCCGTTTCCGGGATAACATGAATTAAAACTATGCAAAGAACGAATCGTTCCGTAGGGGAGGGTCTGAGACCCTCCCGTTTTTCATATCACGATTATCGTAATTCGGCGACGGGCGGGTCTGAGACCGCGCCCCTACGCAACATCATCGCGGGATAACATGAATTAAATCTGTGTAAAGAACGAATGACGCGGAGCGTCTATTTAACCCCACCCACGCCGAGGCGGAGGCGCGCATTTTTCAAAATTTATTACCTCATTCTTGTTCTTTTTCATATTTTTCAATTTGTTCGATGTAATAATCAGGGAAACTTTTTACATTTTCGAAAATCATATCCCAAGGAATACCCAAACATTTAAAGATATGATAAACAAAACTAATTTCAGAATCTATTGATAAGTCAGGGACGGTTATAATATAATCATGTAGAGAAGGAATATCTATTGTGCTTCTTATTATAATTGGTATCCCCATTTTTTCTATATAATCTAAAAAATCAGGAATATCAAAAAAAAGAGTTATATTTGTGTTTTGTTTTACTCGGAAGATACAATCAATCCTGTCTCCGTAGTCAATTAAATCGAAAATATTTCTGCATAGAGAAATAGCGTTAGAATACGCATACATAAAGTTATACGCATTTAATATCCATATTTGATCTTTGAGATATATCAAATAACGGCTATATTTAGTGAATGTATCGCTATTCGCGTATTCAACTGGTAAATTTGAACTCGGGAAAAGAAATCCAGATAACACAGTGGAGAATTTAATATTTCCATTTTGTGAAAGGACCAATTTAATATAAGGTTTCAATATATCATAAGGGTTTTCGCGTAACATGAAAGTATAAGAACAATAGGTTGAAGAAATACTTAAATAAGGAAGTTTTGATTTTTTAGTTTTTTTTGTTAGAGTATCTCTAAGGGCTATTAATTTGTCGCAAAATCCCTTTGAGGAAAATCCTTTAATAGAAAAAGAATTAAATGGTTTTGGCATTAAGAAACTCTCTAAATATACATTTGAACTGTCAGGTTGAATATCTTCAATATCGTTAGTATAACTAGATATTTCTTGTTTTAATAATTCTCTTCGCTCAAACAATTTTTGTATTGAATATCTGTCACTTTCAGGTATTGGGTTTTTACCTGTGTTCACTCTCCTATATATTCTTCCATCTTGCGTAATATAGGGAGAATCAAGCCCCCTTTCTACATAGGTAATTAAAACGAAATAGTTCCTTTCTGTATTTATTAGTTTTGTTTTAAAAGTTGGTATAGGCGTAATCCCAGTTTTAATTATATCAGTTATCCTCTGTTCAGGTTCATCTCTATCCTCTTTTGGAAATCCTGAAATATCAACTGCTCTATTTTGCGAGTCTGTCTTTATCCCAATAATAAACCAACCCCCATCGCTATTGGCAAAAGCGGCTATTGAGTGTGCTATTTTTTTATTCTCAATAAATTTCTCCTTATACTCCACAAACCAGCCTTCTGTAACTTCATTATCAATAAGCTTTTGTAAGTCTGAGACATTAATTTCTGAAATATCTTTGTCGAATGGATTAAAATCTCTCATATCCCCAGCCCCGTTTTTTCTTCCGAGGCCTTTGTTATTCGTTTCGCCTTTTTTAATGTTCCGCTGGTGTCCGGCATACTATTTCTCACCCCCGGTTTGCAATTCCTTTTTCTTTTTCCGTTCGAGTTTTTTTATGCTCTCAGATGTCGGTAAATCCTCGGGCATCGTGCCGCCAAGTTCCTCTATCGTTTCACGGACTTTT includes the following:
- a CDS encoding ATP-binding protein, with translation MRDFNPFDKDISEINVSDLQKLIDNEVTEGWFVEYKEKFIENKKIAHSIAAFANSDGGWFIIGIKTDSQNRAVDISGFPKEDRDEPEQRITDIIKTGITPIPTFKTKLINTERNYFVLITYVERGLDSPYITQDGRIYRRVNTGKNPIPESDRYSIQKLFERRELLKQEISSYTNDIEDIQPDSSNVYLESFLMPKPFNSFSIKGFSSKGFCDKLIALRDTLTKKTKKSKLPYLSISSTYCSYTFMLRENPYDILKPYIKLVLSQNGNIKFSTVLSGFLFPSSNLPVEYANSDTFTKYSRYLIYLKDQIWILNAYNFMYAYSNAISLCRNIFDLIDYGDRIDCIFRVKQNTNITLFFDIPDFLDYIEKMGIPIIIRSTIDIPSLHDYIITVPDLSIDSEISFVYHIFKCLGIPWDMIFENVKSFPDYYIEQIEKYEKEQE